A window of Acidobacteriota bacterium contains these coding sequences:
- a CDS encoding Fic family protein, with protein sequence MRSGHRKPHGRTVSLAAGYTAFVPAPLPPAFEWNRELVNALSAADRAIGRLAGESRRLPNPHLLIRPFIRREAVLSSRIEGTQSTLTDLLAAEAGARVARDSADLHEVTNYVRALDHSVKKLEKLPLSLRLVRETHRLLMTGVRGEAAAPGEFRSTQNWIGPPGCRPETATYVPPPPEAVPDCLQHWERFLHDESLPPLIHAGLAHAQFEAIHPFRDGNGRVGRLVTTLLLVERDVLKAPLLYLSAWFEATRPEYYARLLGTTAAGEWHEWLIYFLNGVAREAEDAARRIRTIDRLMLRWRTQLTTGKSRAPETVLELFRENPFWTTTGIARRLGIAFTTAARAIERLQAAGIVSPTGDAQRNRVFCATQMLEVLERR encoded by the coding sequence ATGCGGAGCGGGCACCGGAAGCCGCACGGGAGAACGGTCAGCCTGGCGGCCGGCTACACGGCGTTCGTGCCGGCGCCGCTGCCGCCCGCCTTCGAGTGGAACCGGGAGCTGGTCAACGCCCTGTCGGCGGCAGACCGCGCGATTGGACGACTCGCCGGCGAGAGTCGCCGGCTGCCGAATCCGCACCTGCTGATTCGGCCGTTCATTCGGCGTGAGGCGGTGCTGTCCAGCCGGATCGAGGGCACGCAGTCGACGCTCACCGATCTGCTCGCCGCGGAAGCCGGCGCCCGGGTCGCGCGTGACAGCGCGGACCTCCACGAGGTAACCAACTACGTACGCGCGCTGGACCACAGCGTGAAGAAGCTGGAGAAGCTGCCCCTGTCGCTCCGGCTCGTACGCGAGACCCACAGGCTGCTGATGACCGGCGTGCGCGGGGAGGCCGCCGCACCGGGCGAGTTCCGAAGCACCCAGAACTGGATCGGTCCGCCCGGCTGCCGGCCGGAGACCGCGACGTACGTTCCGCCGCCGCCCGAGGCGGTTCCGGACTGCCTGCAGCACTGGGAGCGGTTCCTGCACGACGAGTCGCTGCCGCCGCTGATCCACGCCGGACTGGCGCACGCCCAGTTCGAAGCCATCCATCCCTTCCGCGACGGAAACGGCCGCGTCGGTCGCCTGGTGACGACACTCCTGCTCGTTGAGCGGGACGTGCTGAAGGCGCCGTTGCTGTACCTGAGCGCGTGGTTCGAGGCGACGCGGCCGGAGTACTACGCACGGCTGCTCGGCACGACCGCGGCCGGCGAATGGCACGAATGGCTGATCTACTTCCTGAACGGGGTCGCCCGCGAAGCCGAAGATGCCGCGAGGCGGATTCGGACCATCGACCGGTTGATGCTCCGTTGGCGGACGCAACTGACCACGGGGAAATCGCGGGCGCCCGAGACCGTGCTGGAGCTGTTCCGTGAAAACCCGTTCTGGACCACTACCGGAATCGCCCGCCGCCTTGGCATCGCCTTCACCACCGCCGCCAGAGCGATCGAACGGCTGCAGGCCGCGGGAATCGTCTCCCCGACGGGCGACGCGCAACGCAACCGCGTGTTCTGCGCGACGCAGATGCTGGAGGTGCTGGAACGGCGGTGA
- a CDS encoding aminotransferase class V-fold PLP-dependent enzyme, whose product MKTPIYLDYAATTPTDPAVVAVMSRYLGPDGVFGNPASRFHSFGRDAEEAVEQARVHVADLINADPREIVWTSGATESDNLAIKGAVAACAEPRRKELRYSEHR is encoded by the coding sequence GTGAAGACGCCCATCTACCTCGACTACGCCGCGACCACCCCGACCGATCCTGCCGTTGTCGCCGTCATGTCCCGCTACCTTGGACCGGACGGCGTGTTCGGCAACCCCGCGTCGCGGTTCCACAGCTTCGGGCGGGACGCCGAAGAGGCGGTCGAGCAGGCGCGCGTCCACGTCGCGGACCTCATCAACGCCGATCCGCGCGAGATCGTCTGGACCTCCGGGGCCACCGAGTCGGACAACCTCGCGATCAAGGGCGCCGTCGCCGCCTGCGCCGAGCCGCGACGAAAAGAGCTGCGATATTCCGAGCATCGTTAG
- a CDS encoding putative toxin-antitoxin system toxin component, PIN family, whose protein sequence is MRYHRPLRIVVDTNVFVAAVSSPAGASREVLRRCLQGRYEPLMGQGLFTEYESVLSRSELFIRSPVSDGERDALWAAMAACCRWVRVYYLWRPNLPDEADNHVVELAVAGSAEAIVTHNTRDFERTELHFPELRVLTPSSLIAET, encoded by the coding sequence ATGCGCTATCATCGGCCCTTGCGGATCGTCGTGGATACGAACGTCTTCGTCGCGGCTGTTTCAAGCCCGGCCGGTGCGAGCCGAGAGGTTCTGCGACGCTGCCTGCAGGGTCGATACGAGCCGCTGATGGGACAGGGGCTGTTCACGGAGTACGAGTCGGTGCTGTCGCGATCGGAATTGTTCATCCGTTCACCGGTCTCCGACGGGGAGCGCGATGCCCTGTGGGCGGCGATGGCCGCGTGCTGCCGATGGGTGCGCGTGTACTACCTGTGGCGGCCGAATCTGCCCGACGAGGCGGACAACCATGTGGTCGAGCTGGCCGTCGCCGGGAGTGCCGAGGCGATCGTCACCCACAACACGCGCGACTTCGAACGGACGGAACTGCACTTCCCCGAGTTGCGCGTCCTGACCCCGAGCAGCCTGATTGCGGAGACCTGA